One window of Bacteroidota bacterium genomic DNA carries:
- a CDS encoding CoA-binding protein codes for MKSNAEKTTLVLGASDNPERTSYTALHMLRDAGVPVLAVGLKEAQVAGVQIRKGTDWLAGKDIHTVTLYMNALRQKELQEFILQLKPKRIIFNPGAENSELYKSATAQGIECNNACTLVMLNFGQF; via the coding sequence ATGAAATCCAACGCAGAAAAAACGACCTTGGTCTTGGGGGCAAGCGACAACCCCGAGCGCACGAGTTACACGGCCTTGCACATGCTCAGGGACGCGGGCGTGCCCGTGCTTGCGGTCGGGCTCAAGGAGGCGCAGGTCGCGGGCGTGCAGATCCGCAAGGGTACGGATTGGCTTGCGGGCAAGGACATCCACACGGTGACCCTCTACATGAATGCACTCAGGCAGAAGGAATTGCAGGAATTCATCCTTCAATTGAAGCCCAAAAGAATCATTTTCAACCCCGGCGCCGAAAACTCGGAACTTTACAAATCTGCGACCGCACAAGGGATCGAATGTAACAATGCCTGCACCTTGGTGATGCTGAATTTTGGCCAATTTTGA
- a CDS encoding 6,7-dimethyl-8-ribityllumazine synthase has product MTQPGHDLSHIHYQGTENHRDTTVAIVASKWNPEVLEALLEGAWRTLVAAGIPEKQVLVYRVPGSYELPTGAQFAVEGNPGIDAVICLGCVVQGETRHFEFINQAVAQGVKDVSLKYNLPVIFGVLTPETNQQALDRAGGKYGNKGEEAAVAALEMIDLKRSL; this is encoded by the coding sequence ATGACACAGCCCGGGCACGATCTTTCCCATATCCATTATCAGGGTACGGAAAATCATCGTGATACCACCGTGGCTATTGTGGCTAGCAAGTGGAATCCCGAGGTTCTTGAAGCACTGCTCGAAGGCGCTTGGCGCACGCTCGTAGCCGCTGGAATTCCTGAAAAACAAGTGTTGGTGTACCGTGTGCCGGGTTCCTACGAACTCCCGACCGGTGCGCAGTTTGCGGTCGAAGGCAATCCCGGCATCGATGCAGTGATTTGCCTCGGCTGCGTCGTCCAAGGCGAAACCCGGCATTTCGAATTCATCAATCAGGCGGTCGCGCAAGGCGTCAAGGATGTGAGCCTGAAATACAACCTCCCGGTCATCTTTGGGGTCTTGACACCCGAAACCAATCAGCAGGCGCTCGATCGGGCAGGTGGCAAATATGGCAACAAAGGCGAAGAAGCAGCCGTGGCTGCCCTCGAAATGATCGACCTCAAGCGTTCGCTTTGA
- the apaG gene encoding Co2+/Mg2+ efflux protein ApaG has translation MFSEVVSIRTEDVIVSVQSAYLPEQSNPAMDHFMFAYRIRITNESSFTVQLLRREWFITDAVGRKRKVEGDGVIGLQPILAPGQTHEYVSGCDFKTPLGQMRGFYGMVRRDNHAEFKVRIPKFTMATPVALN, from the coding sequence ATGTTTTCAGAGGTAGTTTCCATCCGCACCGAAGATGTCATTGTAAGCGTTCAAAGCGCCTATCTTCCCGAGCAGTCCAATCCCGCGATGGACCATTTTATGTTTGCCTACCGCATTCGCATCACGAACGAGTCGTCGTTTACGGTGCAATTGCTCCGTCGTGAATGGTTTATCACAGACGCCGTTGGCAGAAAACGAAAAGTGGAAGGAGATGGCGTCATCGGATTGCAGCCGATTCTAGCCCCCGGCCAAACCCACGAATACGTGAGTGGTTGCGACTTCAAAACACCCTTGGGCCAAATGCGCGGGTTTTATGGGATGGTTCGGCGCGACAACCATGCGGAATTCAAAGTGAGAATTCCAAAATTCACCATGGCGACACCTGTTGCCCTAAATTAA
- a CDS encoding VOC family protein: MNLNQVTLPTLDLQRAVEFYETLGLRLIVLSMPRYARFECPVGEGTFSLHLVEELPVGQGPIVYFECDALDAKVAALMENGVHFDTQPTDQPWLWREASLRDPDGNALILFFAGTNRKNPPWRIDPTIEG, translated from the coding sequence ATGAATCTGAATCAGGTAACCCTGCCGACGTTGGATTTGCAGCGTGCGGTCGAGTTCTATGAGACGCTCGGTTTGCGGCTGATTGTCCTGTCCATGCCGCGTTATGCGCGCTTTGAATGCCCGGTCGGTGAAGGCACGTTTTCCTTGCATTTGGTCGAGGAATTGCCCGTAGGCCAAGGCCCCATTGTCTACTTTGAATGCGATGCGCTCGATGCGAAGGTCGCGGCTTTGATGGAAAACGGTGTCCATTTTGATACGCAACCGACCGATCAGCCTTGGTTGTGGCGGGAAGCAAGCCTCCGCGACCCCGACGGCAATGCCTTGATCTTGTTTTTTGCAGGAACCAACCGCAAAAACCCTCCTTGGCGCATTGATCCGACAATTGAGGGGTGA
- the ytxJ gene encoding bacillithiol system redox-active protein YtxJ — protein MGWNRLENFKQVGDIVSASAEKPQLIFKHSTRCSISEAAKYRLDADLDALKSVYDVHYLDLLTYRDISKLVAERFDVIHQSPQVIVVQKGKPTYTASHYDIDVRDLMAQVRTENR, from the coding sequence ATGGGTTGGAATCGTCTGGAAAATTTCAAGCAGGTTGGGGACATTGTGTCGGCTTCAGCCGAAAAACCGCAGCTGATTTTTAAGCACAGCACACGATGCAGCATCTCGGAAGCAGCAAAGTATCGTTTGGATGCAGATTTGGATGCCCTGAAATCGGTCTATGATGTGCATTATCTTGATTTGCTCACCTACCGCGACATTTCCAAGCTCGTCGCCGAGCGCTTTGATGTCATCCATCAGTCACCGCAAGTGATCGTTGTACAAAAAGGCAAACCAACCTATACAGCTTCGCATTATGACATCGACGTCCGAGATTTGATGGCACAAGTCAGGACCGAAAACCGCTAA
- a CDS encoding alpha-galactosidase: MERAAKIFITFEAMEESFVGHIAWYQGGRLFEAEFHHGAQILTGGLTVVLNVNRDGKPIGIGIGIFPQQEVLLKELYIEFVQPVAPTDTIFLNGYQSWTESRGFRPDEAIPKLRGPIKGLLNTTGDYTFYDYPAKEGYLHAWSFTSLTKGEKTLVWAEAAPETGYTLFEWRCKEGRLRIRKDVGGRKLIREAEMLRVNFWEENGSELSFVTFPPPKTNSKPVKAPATGWTSWYNYYTKITEEIILDNLRAYGLREIPIDVFQIDDGWQPAIGDWTSANKKFPQGMAFLADQAHRYGYKAGLWLAPLIAEKDSTIYQQHRDWLVTYDGEHLVEAGYNPGWGGLFNGTYYLLDLELPAVRTHLKNVFDVVLNQWGYDLVKLDFLFAAALIPRNGKSRGQLMWEACQFLRECCGEKLILGCGVPLAPAWNVFDYCRIGPDIGLNWEMHSAKMINMRERISTHNALHNTINRRHFSGRFFANDPDVFILRKNDNELSVQQRLSLLAINQIFGDLLFTSDNIGGYDSATMALYRSTFPALKHRINRVEQDGELYRIWFQVEDELNRMYFAAANLSRTDRKIALPEGVWYRNGEGFVEEPKAVYFKPFETRIYLKLTEQTPGIAGSDLHLFPGSEVASISLNGDEFQVKLSPQTVGTGNLLLRVENGTKDAKINGKTYPTYTGKGATLALVPVKDGKFV; this comes from the coding sequence ATGGAACGCGCAGCAAAGATTTTCATTACCTTCGAAGCAATGGAAGAATCCTTTGTCGGACATATTGCTTGGTACCAAGGCGGTCGCCTTTTCGAGGCAGAATTCCACCATGGTGCTCAGATCCTCACCGGTGGCTTGACCGTCGTCTTGAACGTGAACAGGGATGGCAAACCAATAGGGATCGGAATTGGGATTTTCCCTCAACAAGAGGTCTTGCTCAAGGAACTCTACATCGAGTTCGTCCAACCCGTCGCCCCCACGGACACCATCTTCCTGAACGGCTACCAAAGTTGGACAGAAAGCAGAGGATTCCGCCCCGATGAAGCAATTCCAAAATTGCGGGGGCCCATCAAGGGACTTCTTAATACGACCGGTGATTATACATTTTATGATTATCCCGCCAAGGAGGGATACCTGCATGCATGGTCATTTACAAGTCTCACCAAGGGTGAAAAAACGCTGGTTTGGGCTGAAGCAGCACCAGAAACGGGCTATACTTTGTTTGAATGGCGGTGCAAAGAAGGGCGATTGCGCATCAGGAAAGATGTAGGCGGTCGGAAATTGATCCGGGAAGCCGAAATGCTACGTGTCAATTTTTGGGAGGAAAACGGCAGCGAATTGTCATTCGTGACATTCCCTCCCCCAAAAACCAATTCCAAACCAGTCAAGGCACCCGCCACAGGCTGGACGAGCTGGTACAACTACTACACCAAAATCACCGAGGAGATCATCCTCGACAACCTGCGGGCCTACGGCCTGCGCGAAATTCCGATCGACGTTTTCCAAATTGACGACGGTTGGCAACCTGCCATCGGCGACTGGACTTCTGCCAACAAAAAATTCCCGCAGGGAATGGCATTTCTCGCCGACCAAGCGCATCGCTACGGCTACAAAGCCGGACTTTGGCTTGCGCCGCTGATTGCCGAGAAGGATTCCACGATCTACCAACAGCACCGCGATTGGTTGGTGACCTACGATGGTGAGCACCTCGTGGAGGCCGGTTACAATCCCGGTTGGGGCGGCCTGTTTAACGGCACTTACTACCTGCTGGACCTCGAATTGCCCGCGGTGCGGACGCATTTGAAAAACGTATTCGATGTCGTTCTGAATCAGTGGGGCTATGATTTGGTGAAGCTGGATTTCCTTTTTGCAGCCGCCTTGATCCCGCGAAATGGCAAATCCAGGGGGCAATTGATGTGGGAAGCCTGCCAATTTTTGCGCGAATGCTGCGGCGAAAAGCTGATCCTCGGTTGCGGGGTGCCTTTGGCGCCGGCATGGAATGTTTTTGATTATTGCAGGATCGGCCCCGACATCGGGCTGAACTGGGAAATGCATTCGGCGAAAATGATCAACATGCGGGAACGGATCAGCACCCACAATGCACTGCACAACACCATCAACCGACGGCATTTCAGCGGGCGCTTTTTTGCCAACGATCCTGATGTATTCATCCTGCGCAAAAACGACAACGAACTAAGCGTGCAGCAGCGGCTCAGCCTGTTGGCGATCAACCAGATTTTTGGGGACCTGCTGTTTACCAGCGACAACATTGGTGGCTACGATTCGGCGACGATGGCCCTTTATCGTTCGACTTTTCCTGCTTTGAAGCACAGGATCAACCGCGTGGAGCAGGACGGCGAATTGTACCGGATATGGTTTCAAGTTGAGGACGAATTGAACCGGATGTATTTTGCAGCAGCCAATTTGAGCCGGACTGACAGGAAAATTGCCTTGCCGGAAGGGGTTTGGTACCGCAATGGCGAAGGTTTTGTCGAGGAGCCCAAGGCCGTGTATTTCAAGCCCTTCGAAACCCGGATTTACCTGAAGCTCACGGAGCAAACCCCGGGCATTGCCGGGAGTGACTTGCACCTTTTCCCCGGCAGCGAGGTTGCGTCCATTTCTTTGAATGGCGATGAGTTTCAGGTGAAACTCAGTCCGCAGACGGTCGGGACAGGCAACTTGCTGCTCCGGGTGGAGAACGGGACCAAGGATGCCAAAATCAACGGGAAAACGTATCCGACCTACACCGGCAAAGGCGCGACATTGGCGTTGGTTCCGGTCAAAGACGGAAAATTTGTTTGA